Below is a genomic region from Hyphomicrobium nitrativorans NL23.
TGGCTCCTTATTCCGTGCGACCTCGTTTCCTCTCCCCTGTCGGGGGCCATTCGCTCCGACGTTTCTTTTCCTAGAGCCGTTCCGATTTTGGTGGAATCGCGGAACGGCTCTCGGCTTTTGTCTGGTCGTGCTTCTGATCGGCCATCGTGCGTTGCATGGCTCCGCCATGACCGGTTCCCACTTTTCCGGAAGCACTCCATCTAGCGGGTCAGACGATTTCGCTTCTGCTTCGGTTAACGAGATCTTAACGCGCGTTCCGTCGCCGACGAGAAACGCAGGGCGAGCACGTTGTTGCTCGATCGCGTTGTCCGCGTGCAACGCCAGCCGCGCGCCTGCCATGCCATCCCCCACACACTGCCGGACTGCCTTGGGGCAGCAAGATTGTATCTCCTGGTGATACATTATCTCTTGCGATTTCGTCCGTATCACGCGATGATACAATCCGGACGGAGAGGGACGCTCGATGATCAAGAGCTACCGGAACGCGATGACTGAGGCGGTCGCCAGGGGAAAAGCGCCGAAGGGCTTCCCGGCCGACCTCGCAAGGCGCGCACTTCTAAGGCTCTTGGCCCTGGATCACGCGAAGACCCTTGATGACCTTCGGAGCCCACCGGGAAACCGCCTCGAAGCTCTCAAAGGCGACCGCAAGGGGCAGCACTCGATCCGCATCAACGCCCAGTGGCGCATCTGTTTCGTGTGGACCGAAGCCGGACCGGAACAGGTTGAAATTGTCGATTACCATTGACGGAAGGAGCATCCGATGAACAAGAGCATCTTGCCTCCAATCCATCCCGGAGAATACTTGCGCGAGGAATTCCTTGTTCCGCTCAAATTGAGCCCCGGCGCCCTCGCAAAACGCCTCGGCGTACCCCGCACACGGATCGAGCGCATCGCTGCCGAACAGACTGGGATCACGACCGACACCGCGTTGCGTCTGGCGAAGTTCTTCAAGACCTCGCCTGAGTTCTGGATAAGTATGCAGACGGGCTACGATCTCAAGATCGCCGAGAAGGCGCTGAAAACGCAACTCGACCAGATCGAGGAGATGAGCGCGGCATAACGATCACTGGCGGCGAGGCACAAAAGCGCCTCGACATCGCGGTGTCCGATTCTTCGCGCGTTCGGTTCGCAACCCGGTACGTTGCCCAAAACCCTCACGCGTCCGTCAGCCAGCCTTCGAGGCCATGGGCGCCATTGCGGGATTCCACCTCCACGATCCAGAGATCGGGATCGGTACGCGCTTCGCGTTCCAGTGAGGCGTCGACTTCCATGTCGGCGCGCGCTTCGCCTTTGAAGTGGCCGACCCAGCGCCTGTCGGTCTCCGCGCCCGAGAGGCTCGCCGGCGCCGGGCCGAAGAGGCACGACGTGCCGTCAAGCAGATTGATCCGGATATAGATGGCGCCCGCGTCATCGTCTCCGTGACGCACGACATAGGCCTGCTGGCCCGCACTCGCGAGGCGGCGCACATAAGCCTTGACCCAGATCTCGGATTTGAGCCGCATCGCGTCCCGGTTTTGCGTTTCCGATGAAAACGGGCGGCGTGCGTCTTCTCAGACTATCACCGCTCCGCAGTGCGGAGCGCATCGCCGGCCAGCGTTGCAAGACGCGCCAGCAACTCGCCCGAGATGCGGCCCGTCTCGCGCAGGTTGCGCTCCGTTTCGAACTTCCGGATCGCACGTCTCGTCTCCTCGTTCAACCGGCCGTTGGGCACCGTCGTCATGTAGCCGAGCTGGCGGAACGCGTTCTGCACGGCCCGAATGACGGCCTCGGCCTCGGGCCCAGGCGCGGCCGGGCGGGTCCGATCAGCGGGGGCGATCTCCGCCGAGCCCAGCACGATGTGTTGTAGCAGCGCGTGGCGCGGCTCGCCGGTCAGGGGCAGGTTTGCGTCGCTTTCGTAAGCCATGATGGCGCCGCGCGTCACGAGACCCGGGACGCCATCCACGGCGCCCGTCTCGTATCCTTGCGCCTTGAGCTCGCGCTGGATCGCACGCGTCAGGTCGGAGGTGTCGCTCGCTCCGGCAAGCGGCCGCACGGCGCCCGTCTCGATGGCGAGCGGCGGCACGACGGCGTTCGGCGCCGCTGCGGACCGGCCGGATTGGGGCGTGCGCGCCGCCTCGACGACGCCGGGCTGACGCGCGCTATCGAGCCCTGCGATCTGCCGGCCCGGCGGTTGCAGGATGAACATGTTCGTCGCGAGGGCGCCCGTCAGCAGCGTGAAGGCGAGGACACCCAATCGTACAGAAGTCGGAGTCATTTTCGGCTTCGCTCCCGGTCCCAAGCCCCTTGGACCATGTCCCCAGTCCCCGGGAGAACCGCACCAGTGTTGCGGACACATTTTAAGATCCCGTTAACCCAGCACGCCTTGCCCGGCACGCGTCCTCTCCGAGATCGATAAAATTCGTCTCAGATTTTCGCTTAAGTTGCTTCAATGATTCCTTAAATTGACGGCTGTGAGGCCGGGCTTCCTCAAATCTTCTCCGGTAGCGTCGCAACCATCGGGGCCTCAAACGGCTTTCCCGAAGGTGTGTGACCGGAGTAACGCGGCATGTCCTTGTTCAGGATTGCGATTGTCCTCTCGCTCGGGGTGGCCGTGATGCCGTCCGACCGGGCGCAGCAAGAAGAGCTGTATACGCGCGCGGCCTCGGCCGCTCATTGGACGATGACCTTCTGCGACCGCAACGGGCGCACGTGTGAGGTCTCGGCCGGACTTTGGGATGCTTTCCTCAAGAAGGCCGAGTTCGCCGGGAAGCTGGTCTACGACGTGGCGCTCCATACCGCAGGGCCGGAGGACACGAGCCTCAAGGCGATCCCGGCTTCGTCCGAAGGGCGCGGCACGCTGAGCCCTCGGGATCTTGAGCCCGACTGGCGCGGTGCCCCGCAAGAGCACGGCATCTGAGCCTGCTTTCTCCTCAGGCGCGCGTCGTCACACCCGCGTCTAGCCCGGGTTTGAACCCTTGCTAACGCCACCTGCGGGCGCCTATGTCCTCCTATCGGCACGTGAGCGCCGCCTCGTCGCGATGCCCGGAGGACATCTGCCTATGACGCTTCAAAATCTCCAGTCGGACTTCGAACTTCTCGACGACTGGGAGGACCGTTACCGCTATATCATCGAGCTTGGCCGCACCTTGGCGCCCATGCCCGACGCCCTCAAGACGGAGGCCACGAAGGTCCGGGGGTGCACCAGCCAGGTGTGGCTCGTCAGCGAGACCGACGGTACCTCTGGCGAGGCGGAACCCACATTGCGGTTCATCGGCGACAGCGACGCCCACATCGTGCGCGGCCTGATCGCGATCCTTTTCGCGCTTTACGACGGCAAGCCCGCCAAGGACATTCTTTCCACCGAACCGGAAACCGTCTTCAACGCGCTCGGGCTCAAGGAGCACCTGACGCCCCAGCGCTCGAACGGTCTCGCATCGATGGTGGAGCGCATCCGGACGGACGCACGCGCGGCGCTTGAGATCGGCTGACGGCGCATCGTCTTGCTAACCTGCGTCGATCGCGGGGCGATAATCGTTGGCGCCCCAATGGCGGACACGTGCCGTGCGCGGCGCGGCTGGAGCCTCGCTTATCAAGCCATAATGCCGGGCGAGTGCGGAGAGCGCGATGCCGAGCACGAGTTTCGCCGACCGCTGCGGCCAGCGCGCGCGCCGTTCGATCTCCTCCAGGCCATTCAGGTGTCCGCACACGTCGATCAGGATGCCGGCAAGTTCCGGGCCGACCGCGTCGAGCGCGCGCCGCACACGTTCGGCCGCAGCGATCACGTTATCGGCCTGATCCGCCGCGTGTGCCCCACGCCGTCCGCTGCCGGTTGACGCGGTGACGCTCCAACTCTGGGTGACATTCGGCGACATCTGCGCAAACCAGAAATCGGCGCGCAACCGTTCTCCTGCATTGAACTCGGCTTCCCCGATCAGCGGATTGCCGTCGCGGTCGCGCCGGTTGAAGAGCCACGCAAGCGGGCTTTCCGACGCGTTCCTGCCGGGCCCGACACGATCGGCAAGAGGCGCGCGGACTTTTCGCGCCCGTTTGGGGCGCATTTCGGCTGGTGTCGACCGTGTCATGGAAAACGCTCCCTCTCATTGATGAGATCGATGGTTCACGCGTCAGGCTGAATTGAAACTCGCCATCGAAAGCGACTGCCCCACCATCGCGGGCACGATCCATTCCATAAGCTCAAGCGCGCGGTCGAACACCGGGTCGTCGCGCTTGTCTTCGACGACGGCGCACGCGTGTGCGACGGTGGTGCGGTCGCGCGCGAAAATCTGCCCCACTTGCGTGAGGCTCAAGCCGCACGCCACATGCGCGACATACATGGCGACCTGACGCGCGAGCGCGACAGGCGCCTTTCCGCGCGAGGGCTTTGAGAGATCGGCCTGCGGTACGCCGAAGATGTCGCCGATCGCCCCTTCGATGATACGCCGCAGCCTTGCGGCTTCGCCGGCCGACGGCCTGCCCTGAGGCGCCGGTGCGCCGCAGCGCCAATTCTCCCATCCGCTCGCCCGCCCGCGTCCGAACCACGGCTCGACAGCGTCGCCGTCGATGTCGCGAAAGAGCGCGTGAAGGGTGGAATGGCCTTGCTCGATACCGGATCTGAGGCTCATGCGATCCTCGTGTTGGACCTTGCGGCCACCGCATTCTTTCTACGGATCATAGGCACGGATGCGTGCGGCCTGGAGCCAAACCTACCGGAGCGGTGAACGGCGAGGATAAGTCGGTGGCCTCAGCAACGCGCAGCGGCACCCTCGCCAATCCCCGCCTCTGCGTTGCATGGGACAGTGTCCCTCGCTCCGAGGAGACGCTCTGCCGATGCGTTCCGAATTTCGTGCCCGCTTATCCGATGTCGATACGCAACGGTCCGTGGAGGAGCGCGCTGACGAACTCGCCCGCCTCGTCCCGCTCTGGCCGTCGGAGATTGCGGATACCTCGCGGGCAGGCCGAACGCGGATCGTCGCGAAGCTCTACCGGGCGCTCAAAGCCGAACGCCAGCGCGGGGTCGGTGGACATTGGACTTACGACCTTGCACGCCATGCCGCCCTCCTCGCCGCGTGGCGACGGGAGCGCGCCGCGTTGGCCCTGCATGATGCTGCAAATCGGTGCGGCGCGCGCAAGCCGCAAAGAAAACGGGCGCCGGCCCGTTAAGCCGACGCCCGCATATCCTTGCCCGATCGCACCCTACACGCTTACTTCTCGCGGCGCGTGCCAAGTCCCATCTTCTTGGCGAGGTCGGAGCGCGCACGCGCGTAGTTGGGCGCCACCATCGGGTAATCGTGCGGCAGGCCCCACTTCTCGCGGTATTCCTCCGGCGAGAGATTGTAATGCGTGCGGAGATGGCGCTTCAGGGATTTGAACTTCTTGCCGTCCTCCAGGCAGACGATGTGGTCGGGCATCACCGACTTCTTCACCGGCACCTTCGGCTTCAATTCCTCACGCTCGGGCTGCGGGCTCGAACCCGTCGCACGGCTCAGGGCGGCGTGCGTTTCGTTGATGAGTTGCGGCACGTTTTCCGCGCCGATCGTATTGTTGCTTACGAACGCCGACACGATCTTCGCTGTCAGCTCGACCAACTCCGGCCGGCTACCCTCTTCCATCGATCAATCCTTCCCAAGCATCCCACGCCTCTGCGCAGACGCCGAAACCTTTGCTATGCGAAGTCGAACTCAAGGCTAACGCAGTCTTCCTGCCTCATCCTCAAGCTCACTTGAATATGAACGTGCTATCGACCCTTGGGCTTGTTCTGCCGTCGAGCATTCCGGCTTTTGACGACTTTGGACAACATTCCCCGTTAGATGTCAACGACCTCCGCCGCAATCTTGGTCAATGCCTAACTTCCGGCTATTTGAATGTCGGCGCGACAATGTGGGGTTTTTTGCCATCCACACTTCGTGCACGCGGATCTCTCAAGCTTAAATGCCGCACAAACTGGCCCATCTCTAATAAATCCCGCGCGGTTTGCGCCGGAGTACCGCGAAGTCCTTGGTAAATTTTCTTTATGTCACGGGATTGCCGTCTCTTGCCTCGCACCAACTTGAGGGCGCGGCAGAGTGTTGCTGAGCCGCATGACACCTTTCGGTGGGCCTGGGTCATGCCTATTTGACAAGCTTGGCGCTCCCGGCCGAAACATGCGGGGAGCCCGAACGCCGTTTCCGGCGACTCCTTTCGCAACTCCAGTCAAAAGGTCCCCGCCATGCATGGGCCCACTTCGCGCGTCCTCCTGTCCGCGCCACCCCAGGCCGCGCGCAAGCCTGTCACCACAGTCCGCCATGGGATCTCGCTCATCGACGACTACGCCTGGCTGCGGGCGGCCAACTGGCAGGACGTGATGCGCGACCCGGCTATCCTGGAGCCGGAGATCCGCGCCTATCTGGAAGCGGAAAACGCCTACACCGCAGATGCCCTCGCCGACACGCGGGGCCTTCAGGACACTCTGTTCACGGAGATGAAGGCCCGTCTGAAACCGGACGATTGGACGGTGCCGAGCCCTGACGGGCCCTATGCCTATTTCTCGAACTATGTGACGGGCGGTCAGTATCCGCGCCTGTGCCGCATGCCGCGCGAGGGCGGCGCGGAAGAGGTTCTGCTCGACGGCAACGCCGAAGCCGAGGGCAAGCCTTACTGGGATCTCGGCGCGGCGACGCACAGCCCCGACCATCGTCTCCTCGCCTACGCCGTCGACGACAAGGGCTCGGAACTCTACACGATCCGTGTGCGCGATCTCGCGACGGGCCGCGATCTTCCCGACACCATCCCCGACACGCGCGGCGACGTGGTGTGGGCCAACGACGGGCATACACTTCTCTACGTGCGCCTCGATGCGCATCATCGCCCGCGCGTGGTCTATCGCCATCGCCTCGGCACACCGGCCTCCGACGACGTACTCGTCTATACCGAGACCGACAGCGGCTTCTCCATCGCGCTTGGAAAAACGCTCTCGTCGCGTTTTCTGATACTCGACACGCACGACCACCAGACGAGCGAGATCCATCTTCTCGACGCCGACAATCCCGACCAGACACCGATGGTCGTCGAGCCGCGGCGGCAGGGGCACGAGTACAGCGTCGATCACCATGGCGACCGCCTCTTCATCCTGACCAATTCGGAAGGCGCGGAAGATTTTCGTATCTGCGAAGCGCCCGTCGCTGCGCCCGGCTTCGCCAACTGGCGTGAGGTCGTCCCGCATCGCCCCGGCCGGCTGATCCTGGATACGGCCGCCTACAAGGACCACATCGTTCGCCTCGAACGGGAGGACAGCCTGCCGCGCATCGTGATCCGCACCATCGCGGACGGCAGCGAGCACGCGATCGCGTTCGACGAAGACGCGTATGCGCTCGGCATGGCCGAGGGCTACGAGTTCGACACCACGTCGCTGCGGTTCGTCTACTCCTCGATGACGACGCCCGCCGAGACCTACGATTACGACATGGCCGCGCGCACGCGTGTCCTGCGCAAGCGCCAGGAGGTGCCGTCGGGGCACGAGCCTTCGGACTACGTCACGCGCCGGCTGTTCGCGCCTGCCGCAGACGGCGAAACCGTTCCCGTCTCGCTGCTCTATCGCCGCGATACGCCGCTCGACGGCTCGGCGCCGCTCTTTCTTTACGGTTACGGATCCTACGGCATCTCGATCCCAGCTTCGTTTTCCACCGCACGCCTCTCGCTCGTGGACCGCGGCTTCATCTTCGCCATCGCGCATGTGCGCGGCGGCCGGGATAAAGGCTATCGCTGGTATACCGACGGCAAGCACAAAAAGAAACTGAACACCTTCACCGACTTCATCGCTGCGGGCGAGCATCTCGTCCAGAAGGGTTTCACGCAGCGCGGGCGCATCGTCGCCAACGGGGGCTCGGCGGGAGGGATGCTAATGGGCGTGGTCGCCAACAGGGCGCCCGACCTTTTTCTCGGCATCATCGCCGACGTGCCATTCGTCGACGTGCTCAACACCATGCTCGACAAAGACCTTCCCCTCACGCCCCCCGAATGGCCGGAGTGGGGGAACCCGATCGAGAGCGCTGAAGATTTCGAGATCATCCGCTCCTACAGCCCCTACGACAACGTGGAGGCCAAGTCCTATCCGCACATCTTCGCCTATGGCGGGCTCACCGATCCGCGCGTCACCTACTGGGAGCCCGCGAAGTGGATTGCGAAACTGCGCCAGCTTAACACGAGCGATAACCTCGTGCTGCTGAAGACGAACATGGAAGCCGGACACGGCGGGGCGTCCGGCCGTTACGAGCGGCTGCGGGAGGTCGCGCTCGACTATGCGTTTGCGATAAAAATTGCGGGCCGAGGAGAGGCGTAGGCTCCCGAAGCCGTGCCAGACGTGTCATCCCGGCCAAGTTGACCCCGGCCTTGAGCCGGGGAAACGCCGAGCCGGGACCCAGGAAAAGCTTCTATCGCGAATTGTTGCGTCTTCGACGACTTTGACGCTGGCTCCCGGATAAGGCTCCGCTGACGCTCCGCCTTTCCGGGATGATAGAGGGTGTGCGATCAGCTCTCCGAGAGCAGCTTCGCCACGTACGCAGGAACGATCTCGGTTGCGCGGCCGTAAACGGCTTCTGCAAACAGCGGCTGTCCTTCGGACGGTTCGAGATTGAGTTCCACCGTATGCGCACCGGCGGCGCGCGCCTCCGCGACGAAGCCTGCTGCCGGATAGACGTTGCCACTCGTTCCGATTGAAATGAAAAGATCGGCCGCTGCGAGCAACTCGGCGATCCGCTCCATGTGATAGGGCATCTCGCCGAACCACACGACATCAGGGCGCATGAAACCCTGTTCACCGCACGCACGGCACGTGGCGGCAAGCGAAAGATCTTCATGGCACGATACGCTCGTGCCGCACGCGCCGCAGAGCGCGCGAAACAGCTCGCCATGCATGTGGATCAGGTTGCGGCTCCCGGCCTCCTCGTGCAGAGCATCCACATTCTGCGTGACGACCCACACATCGCCCGCATGCTCTCGTTCGAGGGTCGCCAGCGCATGGTGCGCCGCATTCGCGCGCACATCCGCGTGAGCCTTGCGGCGCAAATTGTAGAATTCATGCAAGCGCACGGGATTGCGCGCGAACCCTTCGGGCGTCGCGACTTCGCGGTAATCGTATTGCGCCCAGATGCCGCCTTTGTCGCGAAACGTCGGGACGCCGGACTCGGCAGAGAGCCCGGCGCCCGTGAGGACAACGATGGACGCGCGTTTCATGGCTCCGTTCTGACACGCGAGCCCGCGCATGGCCAGCGGCAGCCTACTTCTTCTTGACGTCGACCTTGAAAGAAATCTCCGCCTTCTTGCGCTCGGTGCCTGCGCGCGTGATCGTGGCGCCGCACTTGTAGCTCTGAGCGAAGCCGTCGAGCTTGCAGGAGCGCGTATCGACGGTGAAGTCGAGATCGCGTTTGTTCGGCAGGCGGTTGATGTCGATCGGATCGTCGACCGAGACGTCTTTGTCGATCAGCTCCAGCTTGACCTTGTGTACGCCGGGTTTGACCTCTTTGGACAGCTTCCAGTCGGGCTTTACCTCGGCTTTGTCGCTGATCACGGCCGTCTGCTGGCTTGCCCCGTCGATGGTGACGCGTGCGAAGAAGTCACCGGCCGACAGTTCGTCCGCACGGTCGAGCGCCTTGAAGCGCGTCACGGTTACGGTGATCTCGTGCTTCGCGGCCTGGGCACCGGCTTCCGTCGGCTGAAGCGCCGCGGCGGCCCATGCGATTGCTGCAAACCCAGCCCCCGCCGCACAAACGCGTGCGGCTCTTTCAAAACATGCTCTCAACATATGTCTCTCCCCAAGAAAGTCGTGTGACAGGACCCAACGGCGCTGCCTGGCCAGATCGCTCCGCCCGGCGGAAGCCCACGCGCGGCCCGCCCAGGCAAGCTAGCAGGAAAGAGAAACCCGCAAAGTGCCCTCCGTATTCATCCGAAGCCGGACGTTGCTCTTCAGTGACATGACGAATGCCGCCGCGGATGGCGCACGATGCCCGGTCCCGATCTCTTTGTCTGGCCGACCAAGCTGTTAGCCTCGTTTCCGCTCGCTCTGACAACCTCGCCGCGAAGTTTGCCCACGTTCGAAAAAAGACGGGGACACTGGGTCGTGCGGCTTGCGGACGCGCGCATCCGGCG
It encodes:
- a CDS encoding DUF1491 family protein; this encodes MRLKSEIWVKAYVRRLASAGQQAYVVRHGDDDAGAIYIRINLLDGTSCLFGPAPASLSGAETDRRWVGHFKGEARADMEVDASLEREARTDPDLWIVEVESRNGAHGLEGWLTDA
- a CDS encoding MucR family transcriptional regulator; protein product: MEEGSRPELVELTAKIVSAFVSNNTIGAENVPQLINETHAALSRATGSSPQPEREELKPKVPVKKSVMPDHIVCLEDGKKFKSLKRHLRTHYNLSPEEYREKWGLPHDYPMVAPNYARARSDLAKKMGLGTRREK
- a CDS encoding NAD-dependent deacylase — its product is MKRASIVVLTGAGLSAESGVPTFRDKGGIWAQYDYREVATPEGFARNPVRLHEFYNLRRKAHADVRANAAHHALATLEREHAGDVWVVTQNVDALHEEAGSRNLIHMHGELFRALCGACGTSVSCHEDLSLAATCRACGEQGFMRPDVVWFGEMPYHMERIAELLAAADLFISIGTSGNVYPAAGFVAEARAAGAHTVELNLEPSEGQPLFAEAVYGRATEIVPAYVAKLLSES
- a CDS encoding HigA family addiction module antitoxin, whose protein sequence is MNKSILPPIHPGEYLREEFLVPLKLSPGALAKRLGVPRTRIERIAAEQTGITTDTALRLAKFFKTSPEFWISMQTGYDLKIAEKALKTQLDQIEEMSAA
- a CDS encoding peptidoglycan-binding domain-containing protein, with product MTPTSVRLGVLAFTLLTGALATNMFILQPPGRQIAGLDSARQPGVVEAARTPQSGRSAAAPNAVVPPLAIETGAVRPLAGASDTSDLTRAIQRELKAQGYETGAVDGVPGLVTRGAIMAYESDANLPLTGEPRHALLQHIVLGSAEIAPADRTRPAAPGPEAEAVIRAVQNAFRQLGYMTTVPNGRLNEETRRAIRKFETERNLRETGRISGELLARLATLAGDALRTAER
- a CDS encoding S9 family peptidase, whose amino-acid sequence is MHGPTSRVLLSAPPQAARKPVTTVRHGISLIDDYAWLRAANWQDVMRDPAILEPEIRAYLEAENAYTADALADTRGLQDTLFTEMKARLKPDDWTVPSPDGPYAYFSNYVTGGQYPRLCRMPREGGAEEVLLDGNAEAEGKPYWDLGAATHSPDHRLLAYAVDDKGSELYTIRVRDLATGRDLPDTIPDTRGDVVWANDGHTLLYVRLDAHHRPRVVYRHRLGTPASDDVLVYTETDSGFSIALGKTLSSRFLILDTHDHQTSEIHLLDADNPDQTPMVVEPRRQGHEYSVDHHGDRLFILTNSEGAEDFRICEAPVAAPGFANWREVVPHRPGRLILDTAAYKDHIVRLEREDSLPRIVIRTIADGSEHAIAFDEDAYALGMAEGYEFDTTSLRFVYSSMTTPAETYDYDMAARTRVLRKRQEVPSGHEPSDYVTRRLFAPAADGETVPVSLLYRRDTPLDGSAPLFLYGYGSYGISIPASFSTARLSLVDRGFIFAIAHVRGGRDKGYRWYTDGKHKKKLNTFTDFIAAGEHLVQKGFTQRGRIVANGGSAGGMLMGVVANRAPDLFLGIIADVPFVDVLNTMLDKDLPLTPPEWPEWGNPIESAEDFEIIRSYSPYDNVEAKSYPHIFAYGGLTDPRVTYWEPAKWIAKLRQLNTSDNLVLLKTNMEAGHGGASGRYERLREVALDYAFAIKIAGRGEA
- a CDS encoding helix-turn-helix domain-containing protein, giving the protein MSLRSGIEQGHSTLHALFRDIDGDAVEPWFGRGRASGWENWRCGAPAPQGRPSAGEAARLRRIIEGAIGDIFGVPQADLSKPSRGKAPVALARQVAMYVAHVACGLSLTQVGQIFARDRTTVAHACAVVEDKRDDPVFDRALELMEWIVPAMVGQSLSMASFNSA
- a CDS encoding DUF6456 domain-containing protein; this encodes MTRSTPAEMRPKRARKVRAPLADRVGPGRNASESPLAWLFNRRDRDGNPLIGEAEFNAGERLRADFWFAQMSPNVTQSWSVTASTGSGRRGAHAADQADNVIAAAERVRRALDAVGPELAGILIDVCGHLNGLEEIERRARWPQRSAKLVLGIALSALARHYGLISEAPAAPRTARVRHWGANDYRPAIDAG
- a CDS encoding type II toxin-antitoxin system RelE/ParE family toxin: MIKSYRNAMTEAVARGKAPKGFPADLARRALLRLLALDHAKTLDDLRSPPGNRLEALKGDRKGQHSIRINAQWRICFVWTEAGPEQVEIVDYH
- a CDS encoding SufE family protein; the protein is MTLQNLQSDFELLDDWEDRYRYIIELGRTLAPMPDALKTEATKVRGCTSQVWLVSETDGTSGEAEPTLRFIGDSDAHIVRGLIAILFALYDGKPAKDILSTEPETVFNALGLKEHLTPQRSNGLASMVERIRTDARAALEIG